A region of Flocculibacter collagenilyticus DNA encodes the following proteins:
- the guaA gene encoding glutamine-hydrolyzing GMP synthase, which yields MTKNIHEQRILILDFGSQYTQLIARRVREIGVYCELWAWDVTEEQIKEFNPNGIILSGGPESVPEANSPRAPEYVFEAGVPVFGICYGMQTMAHQLGGAVQGSDKREFGYAQVELIEQADLFKNIEDHIAGNGNALLDVWMSHGDKVSAIPEGFKTLARTESCPFAAMANEDKHFYGVQFHPEVTHTRQGMRMLEHFVLDICKCEKLWTPASIIEDAVQRIKEQVGDDEVILGLSGGVDSSVTAMLIQRAIGDKLTCVFVDNGLLRLNEAEQVIDMFGDHFGLNIIHIEGEERFLSELSGIEDPEAKRKVIGKVFVEIFDEEASKRVSAKWLAQGTIYPDVIESAGSATGKAHVIKSHHNVGGLPEDMELGLVEPLRELFKDEVRKIGLELGLPYDMLYRHPFPGPGLGVRVLGEVKKEYCDLLRRADAIFIEELHKAGMYHDVSQAFAVFLPVRSVGVMGDARKYDWVISLRCVETIDFMTARWSHLPYELLGQISNRIINEIDGISRVVYDISGKPPATIEWE from the coding sequence ATGACAAAGAATATTCACGAACAACGTATTTTAATTTTGGATTTTGGTTCTCAATACACTCAGCTGATTGCGCGTCGCGTACGTGAAATAGGTGTGTATTGTGAGCTTTGGGCGTGGGACGTTACAGAAGAGCAAATTAAAGAATTTAATCCTAACGGTATTATTTTGTCTGGCGGACCAGAGTCAGTGCCTGAAGCCAATTCACCACGAGCGCCAGAATATGTATTTGAAGCCGGAGTGCCAGTTTTTGGTATTTGTTACGGTATGCAAACAATGGCACATCAATTAGGTGGCGCTGTTCAAGGTTCTGATAAGCGTGAATTTGGTTATGCACAAGTTGAATTAATTGAGCAGGCTGACTTATTCAAAAACATCGAAGATCATATTGCCGGTAATGGAAATGCATTACTAGATGTTTGGATGAGTCACGGAGACAAAGTATCTGCTATTCCTGAAGGGTTTAAAACGCTGGCTCGTACAGAGAGCTGCCCGTTTGCGGCAATGGCAAATGAAGATAAGCATTTTTATGGCGTACAGTTTCACCCAGAAGTAACTCACACTCGCCAAGGTATGCGTATGCTTGAGCACTTTGTACTTGATATATGTAAATGTGAAAAACTTTGGACTCCTGCGTCAATTATTGAAGATGCAGTGCAACGCATTAAAGAACAAGTGGGTGATGACGAAGTCATATTAGGTTTGTCTGGTGGGGTTGATTCATCCGTAACCGCAATGCTAATTCAGCGCGCAATTGGCGATAAGTTAACCTGTGTGTTCGTTGATAATGGCCTGCTACGCTTAAATGAAGCTGAGCAAGTTATTGATATGTTTGGCGATCATTTCGGTTTAAATATAATTCATATTGAAGGCGAAGAGCGCTTCTTAAGTGAGCTTAGCGGAATAGAAGACCCAGAAGCCAAGCGTAAAGTAATTGGCAAAGTGTTTGTTGAAATCTTTGATGAAGAGGCCAGTAAGCGTGTCAGTGCTAAATGGTTAGCGCAAGGTACTATTTATCCTGATGTGATTGAGTCTGCAGGCTCTGCTACGGGTAAAGCGCATGTTATAAAGTCTCACCACAATGTTGGGGGACTGCCTGAAGACATGGAACTTGGTTTGGTTGAGCCATTGCGTGAACTGTTTAAAGATGAAGTAAGAAAAATAGGTTTAGAGCTAGGCCTTCCTTATGACATGCTTTACCGCCATCCATTTCCTGGACCGGGACTTGGAGTGCGTGTATTAGGTGAAGTTAAAAAAGAGTACTGTGACTTATTAAGACGTGCAGATGCAATCTTCATTGAAGAATTACACAAAGCAGGAATGTATCACGACGTTAGTCAAGCGTTTGCAGTATTCTTACCTGTGCGCTCTGTTGGTGTAATGGGTGATGCACGAAAGTACGACTGGGTAATTTCGTTGCGCTGCGTTGAAACTATCGACTTTATGACGGCGCGTTGGTCACATTTACCATATGAACTGTTAGGACAAATCTCAAATCGTATTATTAATGAAATTGATGGGATTTCTCGTGTCGTTTACGACATTTCAGGTAAGCCACCTGCAACGATAGAGTGGGAATAG
- the guaB gene encoding IMP dehydrogenase, with the protein MLRIAKEALTFDDVLLVPGHSTVLPHTANLQTRLTQNIKLNIPMVSASMDTVTEARLAIALAQEGGLGFIHKNMTIEDQAAHVRQVKKYESGVVSDPVTVTPDVTIADVVALAEQHGFSGFPVVDADNQLVGIVTGRDIRFESNLKKSITSVMTPKDKLVTVNEKSIGDNVLELMHEHRIEKILVVDDAFKLKGLITVMDYKKAENKPNACKDSLGRLRVGAAVGVGEGTDERIAALVNAGVDILLIDTSHGHSQGVIDRVRATRKQYPDLDIVAGNVATAEGAKALADAGANAVKVGIGPGSICTTRIVTGCGVPQITAISDAVEGLKGMNIPVIADGGIRFSGDIAKALVAGASCVMVGSMLAGTEEAPGEVELYQGRYYKSYRGMGSLGAMNQSQGSADRYFQSSKKAEKLVPEGIEGRVAYKGPIANIIHQQVGGLRSAMGLTGSATIEELNTKPQFVRVTSAGMGESHVHDVQITKEAPNYRMG; encoded by the coding sequence ATGTTGCGTATAGCTAAAGAAGCCCTTACTTTTGACGACGTACTTTTAGTACCAGGTCACTCTACTGTACTTCCCCATACAGCCAATTTACAAACGCGTTTAACGCAAAATATTAAGCTGAACATTCCCATGGTTTCTGCGTCTATGGACACAGTAACTGAGGCGCGTCTTGCAATCGCATTAGCGCAAGAAGGTGGTTTAGGTTTTATCCACAAAAACATGACAATTGAAGATCAAGCTGCACATGTTCGCCAAGTTAAAAAATACGAAAGTGGCGTAGTTTCAGATCCGGTAACCGTAACGCCAGATGTAACCATTGCAGATGTAGTTGCATTGGCAGAGCAGCATGGTTTTTCAGGTTTTCCTGTTGTAGACGCTGACAACCAACTCGTTGGCATTGTGACTGGTCGTGATATTCGCTTCGAATCAAATCTAAAGAAATCGATTACATCAGTGATGACGCCGAAAGATAAGTTAGTAACTGTGAACGAAAAATCAATTGGTGATAATGTGCTGGAATTGATGCACGAGCATCGAATTGAAAAAATCTTAGTGGTTGATGATGCTTTCAAACTAAAAGGCTTAATCACGGTAATGGATTACAAGAAAGCTGAGAACAAGCCAAATGCGTGTAAAGACTCTTTAGGGCGTTTGCGAGTAGGTGCTGCGGTTGGGGTAGGCGAAGGCACTGACGAGCGTATTGCTGCATTAGTAAATGCAGGTGTTGATATTCTTTTAATTGATACGTCGCATGGTCATTCTCAAGGCGTAATTGACAGAGTACGCGCAACGCGCAAGCAATACCCTGATCTTGATATCGTAGCAGGTAATGTTGCTACTGCTGAAGGTGCAAAAGCGTTGGCGGATGCTGGCGCGAATGCAGTAAAAGTTGGCATTGGCCCAGGTTCTATTTGTACAACGCGTATCGTAACAGGTTGCGGCGTTCCACAAATTACTGCTATTTCTGATGCTGTTGAAGGCCTAAAAGGAATGAATATTCCAGTAATTGCTGATGGTGGTATTCGTTTCTCAGGCGATATTGCTAAAGCATTAGTTGCCGGGGCAAGCTGTGTAATGGTTGGATCAATGCTAGCGGGTACTGAAGAGGCGCCAGGTGAAGTTGAACTGTATCAAGGCCGTTACTACAAATCATATCGTGGCATGGGGTCGTTAGGCGCAATGAATCAGTCACAAGGTTCTGCGGATCGTTATTTCCAAAGTTCGAAAAAAGCGGAAAAACTTGTACCTGAAGGTATTGAAGGGCGTGTTGCTTACAAAGGTCCTATTGCTAACATCATTCATCAACAGGTGGGGGGCTTACGCTCTGCAATGGGACTTACCGGCTCTGCAACCATTGAAGAACTAAATACGAAACCGCAATTTGTGCGAGTTACCTCTGCTGGCATGGGCGAGTCTCATGTTCACGATGTTCAAATTACGAAAGAAGCACCAAACTATCGAATGGGATAG
- the xseA gene encoding exodeoxyribonuclease VII large subunit, translating to MALQKDIFTVSRLNNSVKTILEYEFNGIWLIGEISNFVQPASGHWYFSLKDNTAQVKSAMFRGNNRSVRFIPSNGQQVLVKGRVSMYTPRGDYQFIVEQMEPAGDGLLMQQFEQLKTKLAAQGLFNAVHKKSLPKHIHKVGVITSPTGAAIKDILTVLKRRAPQLEVIIYPSTVQGSDANKQLIDSINIANTRNEVDVLLIGRGGGSLEDLWCFNDEALAHAIYASQLPVVSAVGHEIDTTIADFVADIRAATPSAAAELVSPDQSELVEQLNYQRKQLRNAMLNTLKQQQYQLHLLQGKLSYNHPASRLQQQSQRLDELTMRMQHTIQSLLSSRQHQLIKLQQRLEQHSPKHAIARQHTNVSQLNQRLVHAISSKLEKEKHTLALQAGQLDAFSPLKILGRGYSITSHAKSGKIIKLANDVKVGETLKTQLSEGVIYSEVKELS from the coding sequence ATGGCTTTACAAAAAGATATTTTTACCGTTTCACGGTTAAATAACAGCGTTAAAACAATTCTTGAATACGAATTTAACGGTATTTGGCTAATCGGCGAAATTTCTAATTTTGTTCAACCTGCATCTGGGCACTGGTATTTCTCATTAAAAGACAATACTGCGCAAGTTAAATCAGCTATGTTTAGGGGAAATAACCGAAGCGTGCGTTTTATCCCCTCTAATGGCCAGCAAGTATTGGTAAAAGGCCGAGTAAGCATGTATACGCCACGCGGTGACTATCAGTTTATTGTTGAGCAAATGGAACCTGCTGGCGACGGCTTACTCATGCAGCAATTTGAACAACTTAAAACCAAATTAGCTGCGCAAGGACTGTTTAATGCGGTTCATAAAAAGTCATTACCAAAACACATCCATAAAGTAGGTGTTATTACGTCGCCAACGGGAGCGGCAATTAAAGATATTTTAACAGTACTAAAGCGACGAGCGCCGCAGCTAGAAGTTATTATTTACCCCAGTACAGTGCAAGGCTCTGATGCGAATAAACAACTGATAGACTCCATCAATATTGCTAATACTCGAAATGAAGTAGATGTATTATTAATAGGTCGCGGTGGTGGGTCATTAGAAGATTTATGGTGTTTCAATGATGAGGCGTTAGCTCATGCAATTTACGCAAGCCAGCTCCCAGTGGTCAGTGCGGTAGGACATGAGATAGACACCACAATTGCAGACTTTGTAGCAGATATTCGTGCTGCCACACCTTCCGCCGCCGCAGAATTAGTTAGCCCAGACCAAAGTGAGTTAGTTGAGCAACTGAATTACCAACGTAAACAGCTACGTAATGCCATGCTAAATACACTTAAACAGCAACAGTATCAACTCCACCTTCTGCAAGGAAAGTTATCGTACAATCACCCTGCAAGCAGACTCCAACAGCAATCACAACGCTTAGACGAACTAACAATGCGAATGCAGCACACTATTCAATCACTGTTATCAAGTCGCCAACATCAGTTAATTAAGTTACAACAGCGCCTTGAACAACACTCACCTAAGCATGCTATTGCTCGGCAACACACAAATGTCAGTCAATTAAATCAGCGTTTAGTACATGCTATCAGCAGTAAACTTGAGAAAGAAAAGCATACATTAGCATTACAAGCAGGCCAGCTTGACGCGTTTAGCCCATTAAAAATATTAGGCAGAGGCTACAGCATTACGAGTCATGCAAAATCAGGCAAAATTATCAAACTAGCGAATGATGTGAAAGTAGGTGAAACGCTGAAAACGCAACTTTCTGAAGGTGTCATTTACAGTGAGGTAAAAGAGTTAAGCTAG
- the der gene encoding ribosome biogenesis GTPase Der, whose translation MLPVVALVGRPNVGKSTLFNRLTRTRDALVADFPGLTRDRKYGQANYEGYEFICVDTGGIDGTEEGIEQEMAEQSLLAIEEADVVLFLVDARAGLTIADEAIAMHLRKQEKKVFVVSNKTDGIDGTAASGDFYALALGEVYQIAAAHGRGVASLIEHALKPVIDEMAEQDAEFGQAVPDYEELEHVLEDGEEPAEEDITDRPIKMAIIGRPNVGKSTLTNRMLGEERVIVYDMPGTTRDSIYIPMTRNDREYVIIDTAGVRKRKKVNETVEKFSVIKTLKAIEDANVVLLVIDAREGISDQDLSLLGFTLNAGRSLVIAVNKWDGLEDYVKERIKSELDRRLGFVDFARIHFISALHGTGVGHLYESVEEAYTSATKRVGTSMLTRIMEMAQADHQPPLVRGRRVKLKYAHAGGYNPPIVVIHGNQVNDLPDSYKRYLTNYYRKALNVMGTPIKVEFRESDNPFAGRTNKLTLSQMRKRQRMMKFHKKS comes from the coding sequence ATGCTACCTGTTGTTGCACTGGTTGGCCGACCTAACGTTGGTAAATCTACATTATTTAACCGTTTAACACGGACTCGTGATGCACTTGTTGCAGACTTTCCAGGGCTAACTCGTGACCGCAAATACGGCCAAGCGAACTATGAAGGCTACGAGTTCATTTGTGTTGATACAGGTGGTATTGATGGTACTGAAGAAGGCATCGAGCAAGAAATGGCTGAACAATCGCTACTAGCGATTGAAGAAGCGGATGTCGTATTATTTTTAGTTGACGCGAGAGCCGGCTTAACCATTGCTGATGAAGCGATTGCGATGCATTTGCGTAAGCAAGAGAAAAAAGTGTTTGTTGTTTCAAATAAAACAGACGGTATCGATGGTACAGCAGCGTCTGGTGATTTTTATGCTTTAGCACTTGGTGAAGTTTATCAAATTGCTGCTGCACATGGCCGAGGCGTTGCGTCATTAATTGAGCATGCGTTAAAGCCTGTGATTGACGAAATGGCCGAGCAAGATGCTGAATTTGGTCAGGCTGTGCCAGATTATGAAGAATTAGAACATGTGCTTGAAGATGGTGAAGAGCCAGCTGAAGAAGATATTACCGACAGACCAATTAAAATGGCTATCATTGGTCGTCCAAATGTAGGTAAATCTACTTTAACGAATCGCATGTTGGGTGAAGAACGCGTTATCGTATACGATATGCCAGGCACAACCCGTGACTCTATTTATATCCCTATGACGCGTAATGATCGGGAATATGTGATCATTGATACTGCTGGGGTTAGAAAACGCAAAAAAGTAAACGAAACGGTAGAAAAATTTTCAGTGATTAAAACGTTGAAAGCGATTGAAGACGCAAACGTTGTTTTATTGGTAATTGATGCGCGAGAAGGAATTAGCGATCAAGATTTAAGCTTGCTTGGTTTCACACTCAATGCAGGTCGTTCATTAGTCATCGCGGTTAACAAATGGGATGGGCTGGAAGACTATGTAAAAGAACGTATTAAATCTGAACTTGATAGGCGTTTAGGGTTTGTTGATTTCGCCCGTATTCATTTCATATCAGCTTTACATGGCACTGGTGTTGGCCACTTATATGAGTCGGTAGAAGAGGCTTACACGTCTGCCACAAAGCGAGTTGGCACGTCTATGCTTACACGCATCATGGAAATGGCACAGGCGGATCATCAGCCGCCATTAGTTCGTGGTCGTAGAGTTAAATTAAAATACGCTCACGCTGGTGGTTATAACCCTCCAATTGTCGTTATTCATGGAAATCAGGTTAATGATTTACCAGACTCGTATAAGCGATACTTAACAAATTACTACCGAAAAGCGTTAAATGTAATGGGAACGCCGATTAAAGTTGAGTTTAGAGAAAGCGATAATCCATTTGCTGGTCGTACTAATAAATTAACCTTGTCACAAATGCGCAAACGTCAGCGCATGATGAAGTTCCATAAAAAGTCATAA
- the bamB gene encoding outer membrane protein assembly factor BamB: MIRTSLKALAIASMALYLNGCAIFDDDEDEVSEVAPIPQFEMQFEPKVNWQTSIGSGVKHYFSRLTPAIYKDTVFVASRDGIVKALDLVTGDEKWQQTLGESASFWEITSNKSARLSGGVTIAYGNVYIGSENGEMFALSSETGELLWHTKVKGEVIAPVAFGEGLIFVHTAAGNIIALHPDNGEQRWIVEQEIPPLSLRGSSAPLFNNGGVIVGSATGKVSAVIASQGVTAWETPIAEAKGATDLARLVDVDTQPKVVGNTLFSIAYNGNLVALEIRSGRVMWKREYASYVDFTYDSSNLYVTDSQGHVFAIDAQTGIEKWSQTGLSNRGVTGPEVVSDYVVVGDNEGVAYLMAKADGKFVSKVELDDSGLFVPAKSAGKQMILYTRDGEVSALSVP, encoded by the coding sequence GTGATTCGTACTAGCCTTAAAGCCTTAGCCATTGCGTCAATGGCGCTGTATTTAAATGGGTGTGCAATTTTTGATGACGACGAAGATGAAGTCTCAGAAGTGGCGCCAATACCTCAATTCGAAATGCAATTTGAGCCAAAAGTTAATTGGCAAACTAGCATTGGCAGTGGTGTTAAGCACTATTTTAGCCGTTTAACCCCAGCGATTTATAAAGATACCGTGTTTGTTGCAAGCCGTGATGGGATCGTGAAAGCGTTAGATCTCGTAACGGGTGACGAAAAATGGCAACAAACACTAGGTGAGTCTGCTAGTTTTTGGGAAATAACAAGTAATAAATCGGCTCGTCTATCTGGTGGCGTCACCATCGCTTACGGCAATGTATACATTGGCTCTGAAAATGGCGAAATGTTTGCATTAAGTAGCGAAACTGGTGAGTTGCTATGGCATACCAAAGTAAAAGGTGAAGTGATTGCGCCTGTTGCTTTCGGTGAAGGACTTATCTTTGTCCATACAGCTGCAGGTAACATTATTGCGTTGCATCCTGATAATGGCGAGCAGCGTTGGATAGTTGAACAAGAGATCCCACCGTTATCATTACGTGGTTCTTCAGCACCGTTATTTAACAATGGTGGTGTGATTGTGGGCAGTGCAACTGGCAAAGTCTCTGCGGTTATCGCTAGTCAAGGTGTCACCGCTTGGGAAACGCCAATTGCCGAAGCAAAAGGCGCAACGGATTTAGCACGTTTAGTTGACGTTGATACACAACCAAAAGTAGTCGGCAATACCTTATTCAGTATTGCTTATAATGGTAACTTAGTTGCCCTTGAAATTCGCTCAGGCCGTGTAATGTGGAAGCGTGAATATGCCTCCTATGTCGACTTTACTTATGATTCATCGAATTTATATGTAACTGACAGTCAAGGTCATGTTTTTGCTATTGATGCACAAACAGGAATTGAAAAATGGAGCCAAACCGGACTATCTAATCGCGGTGTTACTGGACCTGAAGTGGTTAGCGATTATGTAGTGGTTGGTGACAATGAAGGGGTTGCCTACTTGATGGCAAAGGCGGATGGTAAGTTTGTCTCAAAAGTTGAGTTAGATGATTCAGGATTATTTGTTCCTGCAAAATCAGCAGGTAAGCAGATGATTTTATACACCAGAGATGGTGAAGTATCGGCGTTGTCAGTACCGTAA
- a CDS encoding YfgM family protein, translating to MEIYNSEEQQVEAIKRFWKENGNAIILGAAIGLAGIFGWRQYSAMQIEKAETASDGFAQVIEKSAGDADALADANAYIEKHKGTQYAVFAAFISAKEAVEANKLEDAITQLNFAAENAGNDSLKSIALTRLARVQAELGNFDAALSTIAKVNTTAFKARAAEIKGDILIKQGNVADARTAYQAAADAGGLEGNVVLQQKIDNLAAPVQG from the coding sequence ATGGAAATTTATAATTCAGAAGAGCAACAAGTTGAAGCGATTAAACGTTTTTGGAAAGAAAACGGTAATGCAATAATTTTAGGCGCAGCTATCGGTTTAGCGGGTATTTTTGGCTGGCGTCAATATTCAGCGATGCAAATTGAAAAAGCTGAAACTGCCTCTGACGGCTTCGCGCAAGTTATCGAGAAAAGTGCAGGTGATGCGGATGCGTTAGCTGATGCTAATGCATATATCGAAAAACATAAAGGCACACAGTACGCTGTTTTTGCTGCATTTATCTCGGCTAAAGAAGCGGTGGAAGCTAATAAACTTGAAGATGCAATAACACAGCTTAACTTTGCAGCTGAAAATGCAGGAAACGACAGTTTAAAAAGTATTGCGCTTACACGGTTAGCGCGTGTTCAAGCAGAGTTAGGTAACTTTGATGCAGCACTAAGTACTATTGCTAAAGTAAATACTACGGCGTTTAAAGCTCGCGCAGCAGAAATTAAAGGCGATATTTTAATTAAACAAGGTAACGTTGCCGACGCTCGCACTGCGTATCAAGCCGCCGCTGATGCTGGTGGTCTTGAAGGTAATGTAGTGCTACAGCAAAAAATCGATAACTTAGCTGCTCCAGTACAAGGATAA
- the hisS gene encoding histidine--tRNA ligase yields the protein MVKQIQAIRGMNDCLPTQTPVWQMAESVIRETVASYGYSEIRFPIVEVTELFKRSIGEVTDIVEKEMYTFEDRNGESLTLRPEGTACCVRAGNQNGLLYNQEQRLWYMGPMFRHERPQKGRYRQFHQLGVEAFGIAGPDIDAEMILMTARMWKRFGIAEHLTLEINSLGSKESRAAYRDLLIAYLEQHKESLDEDSQRRMYSNPLRVLDSKNPDVQAVLQDAPKLSEHLDEESKQHFSQLCERLDELGIEYLVNEKLVRGLDYYNRTVFEWVTNSLGAQGTVCAGGRYDGLVEQLGGKATTAVGFAMGIERLILLLETLEASNADLSPAQVYVCAMGEQAASHASIVAEQLRDQLPSAKIMSHCGGGNFKKQMKRADKSGASFALIIGEDEIVNKTVTVKHLRKEQEQQSIALNALADTLKEWL from the coding sequence GTGGTAAAACAAATTCAAGCAATTAGAGGAATGAACGATTGTCTGCCGACCCAAACGCCTGTTTGGCAAATGGCGGAATCGGTTATTCGTGAAACTGTAGCGTCCTACGGTTATTCAGAGATCCGTTTTCCAATTGTTGAAGTAACAGAACTTTTTAAACGCTCGATAGGCGAAGTTACTGATATTGTTGAAAAGGAAATGTACACATTTGAAGACCGCAATGGTGAGTCTTTAACGTTGCGTCCTGAAGGCACAGCTTGTTGTGTTCGTGCCGGAAACCAAAATGGATTGCTTTATAATCAAGAGCAACGTTTATGGTACATGGGGCCTATGTTTCGTCATGAACGTCCTCAAAAAGGGCGCTATCGTCAATTCCACCAGTTAGGTGTAGAAGCATTTGGTATTGCGGGTCCTGACATCGATGCTGAAATGATTTTAATGACCGCAAGAATGTGGAAACGTTTTGGTATTGCTGAGCATTTAACGCTAGAAATTAATAGCCTTGGCTCAAAAGAGTCTCGCGCTGCCTATCGTGATCTTCTGATTGCTTACCTAGAGCAACATAAAGAAAGTTTAGACGAAGACAGTCAGCGCAGAATGTATTCTAATCCATTACGTGTTTTGGACTCGAAGAACCCAGATGTTCAAGCCGTTCTGCAAGATGCGCCTAAGTTATCCGAACACTTAGATGAAGAGTCGAAACAACATTTTTCACAATTATGTGAACGATTAGATGAATTAGGTATCGAATACCTGGTTAATGAAAAGCTAGTGCGTGGTTTAGATTATTATAATCGTACTGTTTTTGAGTGGGTAACTAACTCGCTAGGTGCGCAAGGTACAGTATGTGCGGGTGGCCGATACGATGGTTTGGTTGAGCAGTTAGGTGGTAAAGCCACTACAGCAGTTGGTTTTGCGATGGGAATTGAACGCTTGATCTTATTGTTAGAAACATTAGAGGCGTCAAATGCTGATTTATCGCCAGCACAAGTATATGTGTGTGCGATGGGAGAGCAAGCAGCAAGTCATGCCAGTATTGTCGCAGAACAATTGAGAGACCAACTGCCGAGTGCGAAAATTATGTCACATTGTGGTGGTGGTAACTTTAAAAAGCAGATGAAGCGTGCAGATAAAAGCGGTGCTTCCTTTGCGTTAATTATTGGTGAAGATGAAATCGTTAATAAAACGGTTACTGTAAAGCACTTAAGAAAAGAACAAGAACAACAAAGCATTGCGTTAAACGCATTAGCTGACACTTTAAAAGAATGGTTGTAA
- the ispG gene encoding flavodoxin-dependent (E)-4-hydroxy-3-methylbut-2-enyl-diphosphate synthase codes for MFSESPIQRRKSKQIKVGNVLVGGDAPISVQSMTNTLTTDVAATVKQIEAIQQAGADIVRVSVPTMDAAEAFKLIKQQTSIPLVADIHFDYRIALKVAEYGVDCLRINPGNIGNEQRIRSVVDCAKDKGIPIRIGVNGGSLEKDIQEKYHEPVPEALVESAMRHVDILDRMNFDQFKVSVKASNVFLAVGSYRLLAQQIEQPLHLGITEAGGFRSGAVKSAVGLGMLLAEGIGDTLRISLAADPVEEVKVGFDILKSLGIRSRGINFIACPSCSRQEFDVVNTMNALEERLEDIIDPMTVSVIGCVVNGPGEALVSDVGLAGAKTRSGLYVNGERQKLRINNDNIVDELESQVRQYLSNRIKVTNL; via the coding sequence ATGTTTAGTGAATCTCCGATTCAGCGACGCAAGTCCAAACAAATAAAAGTAGGTAATGTACTTGTAGGTGGTGATGCACCTATTTCAGTTCAGTCAATGACGAATACATTAACTACCGATGTTGCTGCAACCGTAAAGCAAATTGAAGCAATTCAACAAGCGGGTGCCGATATTGTGCGCGTGTCGGTTCCTACAATGGATGCCGCAGAAGCATTTAAATTGATTAAGCAGCAAACATCTATTCCTTTAGTTGCTGATATTCATTTTGATTATCGGATAGCACTAAAAGTAGCGGAATACGGTGTTGATTGTTTAAGAATAAACCCAGGTAATATTGGTAACGAGCAACGCATTCGCTCAGTAGTCGATTGTGCCAAAGATAAAGGGATCCCAATTCGAATTGGCGTGAATGGCGGCTCTTTAGAGAAAGATATCCAAGAAAAATATCATGAACCTGTGCCTGAAGCACTGGTTGAGTCTGCAATGCGCCATGTGGATATATTGGATCGCATGAACTTTGACCAATTTAAAGTAAGTGTGAAAGCGTCGAATGTATTTTTGGCTGTCGGCTCATATCGACTTCTTGCTCAGCAAATTGAACAACCTTTACACCTTGGTATTACAGAGGCTGGTGGTTTTAGAAGCGGTGCAGTTAAGTCTGCGGTTGGCTTAGGTATGCTCTTAGCTGAAGGCATTGGTGATACGTTGCGCATTTCATTGGCCGCAGATCCAGTAGAAGAGGTTAAAGTTGGCTTTGATATTCTCAAGTCGTTAGGTATTCGTTCAAGAGGTATTAACTTTATTGCCTGCCCAAGCTGTTCAAGACAAGAGTTCGACGTAGTAAATACAATGAATGCGCTTGAAGAGCGCTTAGAAGATATCATCGACCCTATGACGGTATCGGTTATTGGCTGTGTTGTTAACGGACCAGGTGAAGCGTTAGTTTCTGATGTAGGTCTTGCAGGGGCAAAAACGAGAAGTGGGTTATACGTTAACGGTGAGCGACAAAAACTGCGTATAAATAACGATAATATTGTTGATGAATTAGAGTCTCAAGTACGTCAATATTTAAGCAACCGGATTAAAGTGACGAATCTTTAA